From a region of the Archocentrus centrarchus isolate MPI-CPG fArcCen1 chromosome 18, fArcCen1, whole genome shotgun sequence genome:
- the LOC115797124 gene encoding uncharacterized protein LOC115797124, whose protein sequence is MICRILLLLILTSCVSGSFVVNVTQTSYQAEENHNITLEWTFTTNPDRSITSLKILCTLITLHKLSVLYHVHEGVEVSESQDAKFSGRVQSDKDALREGRIRLQLSRLRTDDSGLYLCEVNTDDGFSVGRCRLNVTAAADEPKPQTPTVNPQTESRGRIGLHAALILTAAAAALLITLCLKNNKKETQSPCKQSLSSVLTSTSSSESHPAASCD, encoded by the exons atgatctgcaggatcctgctgctcctcatcctcacctcatGTGTCTCTG GATCATTTGTAGTCAATGTGACACAGACCTCCTATCAGGCAGAGGAGAACCACAACATCACACTGGAGTGGACGTTCACCACCAACCCTGACAGATCCATCACTTCACTGAAGATCCTCTGTACTCTGATTACTCTTCATAAGCTCTCAGTCCTGTATCATGTTCATGAAGGTGTTGAGGTGTCAGAGTCTCAGGATGCAAAGTTTTCAGGACGAGTCCAGAGTGACAAAGACGCCCTCAGAGAAGGACGAATCAGACTTCAACTGTCCAGACTCAGGACTGATGACTCGGGTCTGTACCTGTGTGAGGTCAACACTGATGATGGCTTCAGTGTTGGAAGATGTCGACTCAACGTCACTG cagctgctgatgaGCCCAAACCTCAAACTCCAACAGTGAACCCACAGACAGAGAGTCGAGGAAGGATCGGCCTCCATGCTGCTCTCAtactgacagcagctgctgcagctctgctcatcACACTGTgcttgaaaaacaacaaaaaagaaacacaatcaCCATGTAAACAGTCTCTGAGCAGCGTGCTCACCTCGACTTCTTCCTCTGAgtctcatcctgctgcttcatgTGACTGA
- the LOC115797125 gene encoding uncharacterized protein LOC115797125, whose amino-acid sequence MICRILLLLILTSCVSGSFVVNVTQTSYQAEENHNITLEWTFTTNPDRSITSLKILCTLITLHKLSVLYRVHGGVEVSESQDAKFSGRVQSDKDALREGRIRLQLSRLRTDDSGLYLCEVNTDDGFSVGRCRLNVTAAADEPKPQTPTVNPQTESRGRIGLHAALILTAAAAALLITLCLKNNKKETQSSCKQSLSSVLTSTSSSESHPAASCD is encoded by the exons atgatctgcaggatcctgctgctcctcatcctcacctcatGTGTCTCTG GATCATTTGTAGTCAATGTGACACAGACCTCCTATCAGGCAGAGGAGAACCACAACATCACACTGGAGTGGACGTTCACCACCAACCCTGACAGATCCATCACTTCACTGAAGATCCTCTGTACTCTGATTACTCTTCATAAGCTCTCAGTCCTGTATCGTGTTCATGGAGGTGTTGAGGTGTCAGAGTCTCAGGATGCAAAGTTTTCAGGACGAGTCCAGAGTGACAAAGACGCCCTCAGAGAAGGACGAATCAGACTTCAACTGTCCAGACTCAGGACTGATGACTCGGGTCTGTACCTGTGTGAGGTCAACACTGATGATGGCTTCAGTGTTGGAAGATGTCGACTCAACGTCACTG cagctgctgatgaGCCCAAACCTCAAACTCCAACAGTGAACCCACAGACAGAGAGTCGAGGAAGGATCGGCCTCCATGCTGCTCTCAtactgacagcagctgctgcagctctgctcatcACACTGTgcttgaaaaacaacaaaaaagaaacacaatcaTCATGTAAACAGTCTCTGAGCAGCGTGCTCACCTCGACTTCTTCCTCTGAgtctcatcctgctgcttcatgTGACTGA
- the LOC115797121 gene encoding NLR family CARD domain-containing protein 3-like isoform X2: protein MERADSPEAEPGLSSVSTRKQNYPQEEAADLKRRNVSAAEKISEGPDSSEPEPAPSCVSLSSDRSKGLVINFEGSKRSGVEKVDQQSSDVLSLQHQQQQQTDLDQIFMRLEENIITFVKDELQKMKSFLNPDYRESSECQREDEEELDSEEEKQRKSSKEAFLKLTVNFLRKMNQDEFADRLQSKNRDPICVYQFKSNLKKKFQCVFEGIAKPGKSVALNQIYTELYITEGGTEGVNDEHEVRQIEELSRKRGRLETSIECEDIFKPTVERDKPIRTVLTKGVAGIGKTFLTQKFTLDWAEDKTNQDIQFMFPFTFRELNLLKDKKFSLVGLVHHFFTETKHGGLYSFDSLKVVFIFDGLDECRLPLDFHNTEILTDVTESTSVDVLLINLIRGNLLPSAHIWITTRPAAANQIPAECVDMVTEVRGFNNPQKEMYFRKRFRDEEKSTNIIDHIKSLRSLHIMCHIPVFCWITATVLENVSKLRKEEKLPQTLTEMYIHFLAVQTKMKNIKYDGGAESDPDWSPESKKMIEALGKLAFEQLQKSNLIFYESELTECGINIREASVYSGVFTQIFKEERGLYQEKVFCFIHLSVQEFLAALHVHLTFTNSGVNLLEEEQTASVLPEEPSVRHFYQSAVDKALESPNGHLDLFLRFLLGLSLQTNQTLLRGLLTQTESSSETDQEIIKYIKVQISENLSPEKSINLFHCLSELNDDSIVKEIQHHLSSGNLVNLSPAQWSALVFILLSSEPDLNEFDLKKYSGSEEALLKLLPVIKVSKKVLLSGCNLTERSCEALSSVLSSQSSRLRELDMSNNNLQDSGVELLCAGLGSPHCKLETLRLSGCLITEKGCESLASALKSNPSHLKELDLSYNHPGDPVKFLSAQLEDPHWKLETLRVEPQGVQWLRPGLRKS from the exons ATGGAAAG AGCAGACTCTCCTGAAGCTGAACCTGGACTCAGCTCTGTGTCtacaaggaagcaaaactatcCACAGGAAGAAGCCGCTGACCTTAAAAGAAGAAATGTGTCTGCTGCTGAGAA GATCAGTGAGGGACCAGACTCCtctgaacctgaacctgcacccagctgtgtgtctttGAGCAGTGATCGGTCAAAGGGTTTAGTCATCAACTTTGAAGGATCAAAACGTTCTGGTGTTGAGAA AGTCGATCAGCAGAGCTCAGATGTTTTGAGTCtccagcatcagcagcagcaacaaactGATCTGGACCAaatatttatg aggctggaggagaaCATTATCACTTTTGTAAAAGATGAGCTGCAGAAGATGAAGAGTTTTCTGAATCCAGATTACCGAGAATCCTCAGAGTGTcagagggaggatgaggaggagttGGACAGTGAGgaagagaagcagaggaaaAGCAGCAAAGAGGCATTTCTGAAACTCACAGTTAACTTCCTGAGGAAAATGAACCAGGATGAGTTTGCTGACCGTCTGCAAAGCA AAAACCGAGATCCAATTTGTGTGTATCAATTTAAATCTaacctgaagaagaagttccagtgtgtgtttgaggggatcGCTAAACCAGGAAAATCAGTCgctctgaatcagatctacacagagctctacatcacagagggaggaactGAAGGagtcaatgatgaacatgaggtcagacagatagAAGAACTTTCCAGAAAACGAGGCAGACTAGAAACATCAATTGAATGTGAAGACATCTTTAAAcccacagtggagagagataaaccaatcagaacagtgctgacaaagggagtcgCTGGCATCGGGAAAACATTcctaacacagaagttcactctggactgggctgaagataaaaccaaccaggacatccagttcatgtttccattcactttcagagagctgaatctGCTGAAGGATAAAAAGTTCAGTTTGGTGGGACTTGTTCATCATTTCTTTACTGAAACTAAACATGGAGGACTCTACAGCTTTGACAGCCTcaaggttgtgttcatctttgatggtctggatgagtgtcgacttcctctggacttccacaacactgagatcctgactGATGTCACAGAGTCCAcatcagtggatgtgctgctgataaacctcatcagggggaattTGCTTCCTTCTGCTCAcatctggataaccacacgacctgcagcagccaatcagatccctgctgAGTGTGTAGACATggttacagaggtcagagggttcaatAACCCACAGAAGGAGatgtacttcaggaagagattcagagatgaggaaaagTCCACCAACATAATCGACCACATTAAAAGTTtgcgaagcctccacatcatgtgtcacatcccagtcttctgctggatcactgctacagttctggaaaatgtatcaaaactcagaaaggaagaaaaactgcCTCAGActctgactgagatgtacatccacttcctggcgGTTCAGACCAAAATGAAGAACATCAaatatgatggaggagctgagtcAGATCCagactggagtccagagagcaagAAGATGATTGAGGCTCTGGGGAAACTGGCTTTTGAGCAGCTGCAGAAGAgcaacctgatcttctatgaatcagagctgacagagtgtggcatcaatATCAGAGaggcctcagtgtactcaggagtgttcacacagatctttaaagaagAGAGAGGGCTCTACCAGGagaaggtgttctgcttcatccatctgagtgttcaggagtttctggctgctcttcatgtccatctgacatTCACCAACTCTGGTGTCAACCTGCTGGAAGAAGAACAAACAGCATCAGTGCTCCCTGAAGAGCCTTCAGTGAGACActtctaccagagtgctgtggaCAAGGCCTTagagagtccaaatggacacctggacttgttcctccggttcctcctgggtctttcactgcagactaatcagactctcctacgaggcctgctgacacagacagaaagcaGTTCAGAGACCGATCAGGAAATAATCAAGTATATAAAAGTGCAGATCAGTGAGAATCTCTCTCCAGAGAAAAGTatcaatctgttccactgtcttAGTGAACTGAATGATGACTCTATAGTGAAGGAGATCCAACACCACCTTAGCTCAGGAAACCTAGTTAATCTGTCTCCTGcccagtggtcagctctggtcttcatcttactgtcatcagaaccAGATCTGAATGAGTTTGATCTGAAGAAATATTCAGGTTCAGAGGAGGCTctactgaagctgctgccagtGATCAAAGTCTCTAAGAAGGttct GTTGAGTGGCTGTAACCTCACAgaaagaagctgtgaagctctgtcctcagtccTCAGCTCCCAGTCTTCTAGATTGAGAGAGCTGGACatgagtaacaacaacctgcaggactcaggagtggAGCTCCTTTGTGCTGGACTTGGGAGTCCTCACTGTAAACTGGAAACCCTCAG gCTGTCAGGTTGTCTGATCACAGAAAAAGGTTGTGAGTCTCTGGcttcagctctgaagtccaacccctcccatttgaaagagctggacctgagctacaaccacccAGGAGACCCAGTGAAGTTCCTGTCTGCTCAACTGGAGGATCCACACTGgaaactggaaactctcag GGTCGAGCCTCAAGGAGTCCAGTGGTTGAGACCAGGTCTAAGGAAAT cctaa
- the LOC115797121 gene encoding NLR family CARD domain-containing protein 3-like isoform X1, translating to MERADSPEAEPGLSSVSTRKQNYPQEEAADLKRRNVSAAEKISEGPDSSEPEPAPSCVSLSSDRSKGLVINFEGSKRSGVEKVDQQSSDVLSLQHQQQQQTDLDQIFMRLEENIITFVKDELQKMKSFLNPDYRESSECQREDEEELDSEEEKQRKSSKEAFLKLTVNFLRKMNQDEFADRLQSKNRDPICVYQFKSNLKKKFQCVFEGIAKPGKSVALNQIYTELYITEGGTEGVNDEHEVRQIEELSRKRGRLETSIECEDIFKPTVERDKPIRTVLTKGVAGIGKTFLTQKFTLDWAEDKTNQDIQFMFPFTFRELNLLKDKKFSLVGLVHHFFTETKHGGLYSFDSLKVVFIFDGLDECRLPLDFHNTEILTDVTESTSVDVLLINLIRGNLLPSAHIWITTRPAAANQIPAECVDMVTEVRGFNNPQKEMYFRKRFRDEEKSTNIIDHIKSLRSLHIMCHIPVFCWITATVLENVSKLRKEEKLPQTLTEMYIHFLAVQTKMKNIKYDGGAESDPDWSPESKKMIEALGKLAFEQLQKSNLIFYESELTECGINIREASVYSGVFTQIFKEERGLYQEKVFCFIHLSVQEFLAALHVHLTFTNSGVNLLEEEQTASVLPEEPSVRHFYQSAVDKALESPNGHLDLFLRFLLGLSLQTNQTLLRGLLTQTESSSETDQEIIKYIKVQISENLSPEKSINLFHCLSELNDDSIVKEIQHHLSSGNLVNLSPAQWSALVFILLSSEPDLNEFDLKKYSGSEEALLKLLPVIKVSKKVLLSGCNLTERSCEALSSVLSSQSSRLRELDMSNNNLQDSGVELLCAGLGSPHCKLETLRLSGCLITEKGCESLASALKSNPSHLKELDLSYNHPGDPVKFLSAQLEDPHWKLETLRVEPQGVQWLRPGLRKYFCDLTLDPNTAHRNLKLSDNNKKVMYVNEEQSYPDHSERFDYWRQLLCTNSLTGRCYWEVEWSGEVHITVTYKGIRRKGDGYDSRFGRTDQSWSLCCNNHGDYFGNHNYRSVVISVPSSSVSHKVAVYVDYPAGTISFYSVLSDTLTHLHTFHSTFTESLYAGFKLRIANSSICLCGDSEK from the exons ATGGAAAG AGCAGACTCTCCTGAAGCTGAACCTGGACTCAGCTCTGTGTCtacaaggaagcaaaactatcCACAGGAAGAAGCCGCTGACCTTAAAAGAAGAAATGTGTCTGCTGCTGAGAA GATCAGTGAGGGACCAGACTCCtctgaacctgaacctgcacccagctgtgtgtctttGAGCAGTGATCGGTCAAAGGGTTTAGTCATCAACTTTGAAGGATCAAAACGTTCTGGTGTTGAGAA AGTCGATCAGCAGAGCTCAGATGTTTTGAGTCtccagcatcagcagcagcaacaaactGATCTGGACCAaatatttatg aggctggaggagaaCATTATCACTTTTGTAAAAGATGAGCTGCAGAAGATGAAGAGTTTTCTGAATCCAGATTACCGAGAATCCTCAGAGTGTcagagggaggatgaggaggagttGGACAGTGAGgaagagaagcagaggaaaAGCAGCAAAGAGGCATTTCTGAAACTCACAGTTAACTTCCTGAGGAAAATGAACCAGGATGAGTTTGCTGACCGTCTGCAAAGCA AAAACCGAGATCCAATTTGTGTGTATCAATTTAAATCTaacctgaagaagaagttccagtgtgtgtttgaggggatcGCTAAACCAGGAAAATCAGTCgctctgaatcagatctacacagagctctacatcacagagggaggaactGAAGGagtcaatgatgaacatgaggtcagacagatagAAGAACTTTCCAGAAAACGAGGCAGACTAGAAACATCAATTGAATGTGAAGACATCTTTAAAcccacagtggagagagataaaccaatcagaacagtgctgacaaagggagtcgCTGGCATCGGGAAAACATTcctaacacagaagttcactctggactgggctgaagataaaaccaaccaggacatccagttcatgtttccattcactttcagagagctgaatctGCTGAAGGATAAAAAGTTCAGTTTGGTGGGACTTGTTCATCATTTCTTTACTGAAACTAAACATGGAGGACTCTACAGCTTTGACAGCCTcaaggttgtgttcatctttgatggtctggatgagtgtcgacttcctctggacttccacaacactgagatcctgactGATGTCACAGAGTCCAcatcagtggatgtgctgctgataaacctcatcagggggaattTGCTTCCTTCTGCTCAcatctggataaccacacgacctgcagcagccaatcagatccctgctgAGTGTGTAGACATggttacagaggtcagagggttcaatAACCCACAGAAGGAGatgtacttcaggaagagattcagagatgaggaaaagTCCACCAACATAATCGACCACATTAAAAGTTtgcgaagcctccacatcatgtgtcacatcccagtcttctgctggatcactgctacagttctggaaaatgtatcaaaactcagaaaggaagaaaaactgcCTCAGActctgactgagatgtacatccacttcctggcgGTTCAGACCAAAATGAAGAACATCAaatatgatggaggagctgagtcAGATCCagactggagtccagagagcaagAAGATGATTGAGGCTCTGGGGAAACTGGCTTTTGAGCAGCTGCAGAAGAgcaacctgatcttctatgaatcagagctgacagagtgtggcatcaatATCAGAGaggcctcagtgtactcaggagtgttcacacagatctttaaagaagAGAGAGGGCTCTACCAGGagaaggtgttctgcttcatccatctgagtgttcaggagtttctggctgctcttcatgtccatctgacatTCACCAACTCTGGTGTCAACCTGCTGGAAGAAGAACAAACAGCATCAGTGCTCCCTGAAGAGCCTTCAGTGAGACActtctaccagagtgctgtggaCAAGGCCTTagagagtccaaatggacacctggacttgttcctccggttcctcctgggtctttcactgcagactaatcagactctcctacgaggcctgctgacacagacagaaagcaGTTCAGAGACCGATCAGGAAATAATCAAGTATATAAAAGTGCAGATCAGTGAGAATCTCTCTCCAGAGAAAAGTatcaatctgttccactgtcttAGTGAACTGAATGATGACTCTATAGTGAAGGAGATCCAACACCACCTTAGCTCAGGAAACCTAGTTAATCTGTCTCCTGcccagtggtcagctctggtcttcatcttactgtcatcagaaccAGATCTGAATGAGTTTGATCTGAAGAAATATTCAGGTTCAGAGGAGGCTctactgaagctgctgccagtGATCAAAGTCTCTAAGAAGGttct GTTGAGTGGCTGTAACCTCACAgaaagaagctgtgaagctctgtcctcagtccTCAGCTCCCAGTCTTCTAGATTGAGAGAGCTGGACatgagtaacaacaacctgcaggactcaggagtggAGCTCCTTTGTGCTGGACTTGGGAGTCCTCACTGTAAACTGGAAACCCTCAG gCTGTCAGGTTGTCTGATCACAGAAAAAGGTTGTGAGTCTCTGGcttcagctctgaagtccaacccctcccatttgaaagagctggacctgagctacaaccacccAGGAGACCCAGTGAAGTTCCTGTCTGCTCAACTGGAGGATCCACACTGgaaactggaaactctcag GGTCGAGCCTCAAGGAGTCCAGTGGTTGAGACCAGGTCTAAGGAAAT atTTCTGTGATCTGActctggatccaaacacagcacacagaaacctcaaactgtctgacaacaacaagaAGGTGATGTACGTGAATGAGGAGCAGTCGTATCCTGATCATTCTGAAAGATTTGATTACTGGCGTCAGCTGCTGTGTACTAAcagtctgactggtcgctgttactgggaggttgAGTGGAGCGGAGAGGTTCATATTACAGTAACTTATAAAGGAATCAGACGTAAAGGAGACGGCTATGACAGCAGGTTTGGAAGAactgatcagtcctggagtctctGCTGCAATAATCATGGTGATTACTTTGGAAATCACAATTACAGATCAGTAGTGATCTCTgtcccctcctcctctgtgtctcacaaagtagcagtgtatgtggactatCCTGCAGGCACCATCTCCTTCTACAGTGTCCTCTCTGACACACTGacccacctccacaccttccaCAGCACATTCACTGAATCTCTATATGCTGGGTTTAAATTAAGGATTGCTAACTCCAGCATCTGTCTCTGTGGTGACTCAGAGAAGTGA